The following proteins come from a genomic window of Microbacterium lemovicicum:
- a CDS encoding DNA polymerase Y family protein: protein MLWFPDWPVTALLRDTGTGPSAYGLDEPIAVVERNLVVACSAAARAEGVRRGQRRRDAQAACPGLTIVPSDPARDARAFSPVVSAVEEQAPGVQIVRPGLCALRARGPARYYGGEASAAQVLRQVLTAHGLEGVRAGVADGPFTAEQAARFGTGPDDPVSVIDPGAAASFLARLPVTVLGDVWAAWGATDDLVGLLARLGVQTLGDFAGLERDRVRERFGDRGLRLHALAAGQDSHPVQPRTPPPELHREVAFEPPLEIADQIAFGMRIAAEEFLTRLGAHDLVCTELRVELTGDRGERSERVWLHPASFDAAAVVDRVRWQLGEAQGEGGLASGVALVRIEPEAVDAASHHTPAIFGSGPEERVHHALSRVQAMLGHRGVVTSAIGGGRWLAERQVQVPWGDRVVLAKERARPWPGSLPDPLPTTVFPDPRDVRVTGADGLPIGVGERGELSDAPAMFVESGRRRGVTAWAGPWPVMERGWDAARSRRAHRFQVVDTDQIAWLLVWEDDRWQAEARYD, encoded by the coding sequence GTGCTGTGGTTCCCCGACTGGCCGGTCACCGCGCTGCTGCGCGACACCGGCACCGGCCCGTCCGCCTACGGGCTCGACGAGCCGATCGCCGTCGTCGAGCGCAATCTCGTCGTCGCCTGCTCGGCTGCGGCGCGGGCGGAGGGCGTGCGCCGCGGTCAGCGGCGCCGTGACGCCCAGGCGGCGTGCCCGGGGCTGACCATCGTGCCGTCCGACCCGGCGCGCGACGCGCGGGCCTTCAGCCCGGTCGTCTCCGCCGTGGAGGAGCAGGCGCCCGGCGTGCAGATCGTGCGACCAGGGCTCTGCGCGCTCCGCGCCCGCGGACCGGCGCGCTACTACGGAGGAGAGGCCAGCGCGGCGCAGGTGCTGCGCCAGGTCCTCACCGCACACGGACTCGAGGGCGTTCGCGCGGGTGTCGCCGACGGACCCTTCACCGCCGAGCAGGCCGCCCGCTTCGGCACCGGCCCCGACGACCCGGTCAGTGTGATCGACCCGGGAGCCGCGGCATCCTTCCTCGCCCGCCTTCCCGTCACGGTCCTCGGCGACGTGTGGGCGGCGTGGGGCGCGACCGACGACCTCGTGGGTCTCCTCGCCCGCCTCGGCGTGCAGACCCTCGGCGACTTCGCCGGCCTCGAGCGCGACCGGGTGCGCGAGCGGTTCGGCGACCGCGGACTCCGCCTGCACGCCCTCGCCGCCGGCCAGGACTCCCACCCCGTCCAGCCCCGCACCCCGCCGCCCGAGCTCCACCGCGAGGTGGCGTTCGAGCCGCCGCTCGAGATCGCCGACCAGATCGCGTTCGGCATGCGCATCGCCGCGGAGGAATTCCTCACCCGCCTCGGCGCCCACGACCTCGTTTGCACCGAGCTGCGCGTGGAGCTCACCGGCGACCGCGGTGAGCGATCGGAGCGGGTGTGGCTGCACCCCGCGTCCTTCGACGCCGCGGCCGTCGTCGACCGGGTGCGCTGGCAGCTGGGCGAGGCGCAGGGCGAGGGAGGTCTTGCGAGCGGCGTCGCCCTCGTACGCATCGAGCCGGAGGCGGTGGATGCCGCGTCCCACCACACGCCGGCGATCTTCGGCTCCGGACCGGAGGAGCGCGTGCATCACGCCCTCTCGCGCGTGCAGGCGATGCTCGGCCATCGCGGCGTGGTCACCTCCGCGATCGGGGGAGGCCGCTGGCTCGCCGAGCGGCAGGTGCAGGTGCCGTGGGGCGACCGGGTCGTGCTCGCCAAGGAGCGCGCCCGCCCCTGGCCGGGGAGCCTGCCCGACCCGCTGCCGACGACGGTGTTCCCCGATCCGCGCGACGTGCGGGTCACCGGCGCCGACGGCCTGCCGATCGGCGTCGGCGAGCGCGGGGAGCTCAGCGACGCGCCCGCGATGTTCGTCGAGAGCGGGCGGCGCCGCGGCGTGACGGCGTGGGCGGGTCCGTGGCCGGTGATGGAGAGGGGATGGGATGCTGCGCGCTCCCGTCGCGCGCACCGATTTCAGGTCGTCGACACCGACCAGATCGCGTGGCTGCTCGTGTGGGAAGACGACCGGTGGCAGGCGGAGGCGCGCTATGACTGA